Sequence from the Meleagris gallopavo isolate NT-WF06-2002-E0010 breed Aviagen turkey brand Nicholas breeding stock chromosome 15, Turkey_5.1, whole genome shotgun sequence genome:
ATACACAAAGCAAGTACTATATTTGGCAGCAGATTTAGGGAGCAGCCAGGGTCGTTTCTGGGATTGCATACCTATTGTAACCATCAAAAAGATCAACACAATGGAAAGGTGATACAAGAGGCATAGGACAGAGGGACTAACACAATAGAAAAATGTtgtaaaagaaggaagaaggactACTCACATGTTTCTGAAGATTGAGGCTCACAGAAGAAACTCCACtaaaggagggatctccagaaagagatccttccccagtggcagtcagcccgtaaatggggtctaagagaggtgccAGCCTCCACCCCTTCctatcacacagctgaattgccttcacctgtgctcccagggctgagtggtcctttccccaggtgctcaatcagtggtgCAGGCagtgattcaacagttcccatacacctaTGAACTGAGTGTTTGCTGAGGTTTTACTGATTCACAGTCCACAGTAGAAGTCTGTGTGACTTTGGAGTCCAAAAGCTGTGATAAGCATAAAGAGTTCATCATCATCTGATTGCCTCTGCTAAACAGAAGACATTATCACATTAAATATTGTAGTCTCGAAACCATTACTTTTAACAAAACTGTGAGGCCAACTTCTGACATTGAAGCAACAATAAAGTTACGAGCCTTGCAACTCTTAATTCTGCTTGGCAAAAGCATAGTAATATCTCAGTTAAGAAGAGGAAGAACACCACGTTGTAGATAGTGTGACACTGTGTGGTCTGAGACTGTGAGATACGTGAATAACAATAAGTCCAAAAGGAGGACTTGTTTCACTTTAGatttccttgctgtttctgGCTTCAAGTGAATCTTGCTGCAGCTAAACTAATTCCAAAGCAGCTGCGgcttaaatgaaaatgtgaaactTGTGCATGTGCAGTAGAATGGCAGTTATTTCCCCCAAGATGTTATCTTTGTTACTCAGTGTTGTCTTCTCCCTTCAGGCTCGATTAAAATATCTTCAGTGCATAGCAATTTCCTGCCTTGTCCTTGCAGCAAAAACCAACGAAGAAGATGAGGTTTGTACACTTGTCATTTTAAATACACTgaattcatcttttcttttcaagttgTTTGCATTTCCAGGTCTTTCCTCAACTTGGGCATAATGAGGAAGTGTAAATTGGTTTACCCTACATGGGCCCAAAGGGGTGGCAGTAACATTTTCAGTCCTGTTTCCTCAACGTGAGTAAGAGTTGGTCCTTCATCTTTAAAGATCACTGTGAAGTAATGAATGTATTCCCCTCCTGCACTTAAACCTCTCCTCAGCAGGATCCACAGCTCGCAGTAAAGCTTGATCTAGTGACAGCCAAGACGCACGTGCACAGCTTTGTGTGCTGTAATTCTGTTGTGATGGGTCCTGGGAGGATAGGGTGGGCAAGACAGAGCAGAGATTCTTTAGGGGAAATTTCAGATAGATGAGTTTGCTTGAATTTGAAACCAGTTACTGAACTGAGTGAGGAAATGACTCAGGTCTGCACCTCAAGGTGAATGTGTAAAATCAGCATGTACCCATGTAAGTATGAGATTACAAGGGATAATTATCCAGTGCATATAGCTGAAATCCGTCATGGCACAGACTTCTCCAGACATTCACAGACATGAGCCAAATAGACCTTGAAAAGCATTACAgattctatttcttctctttccttctcttcaaaactctttcctgttttgaaaaGGAACAGGAAACTTGGAGTTGCAGTCAGGCATGCCTTTCTTTTAATGAACTGCTCCTGTAGCAAAATGCTCTTCATAGGCCTTCTTATGATGTATCTCACTGAGGTTATTCTTTTCCCCTCAGCTAAAAAGGAGAAGCTGAGTCAATGACCACAGGAAACGAGACAACCACGAAAGTCTCTGTAAAACTGGAAACCTTCTCCTTGCTCATCAGGGGAGCAAAGCTAATGAGACTGGTAGCAGGGAACATGCCTCGCAGTGCAGCATTCAGGTGGCTCACAGCATCGCTCCTGCTGTAGGGCTGGGTTTGCTGCCAGCTGCCCTGTGAGGAGTACAGCCTGCCTGAGTTTAGAGTGGGAATTTTCTGAGCAAGTGGTCTCCTGAACGAGCATCCTGCTTTGTGCTTTGGGATGAGCACAGAGTGTTCAGATCACAGTACAGAGAAACGCACACAGCACTGTGTAAGAAGTTGGCTTCTTTATTAtcttttaattgctttaaaactttttttaacaGGTAATACCGTCGGTGAAGACGCTTGCAGTGCAGAGTGGCTGTAAACGCTCTCCAGCTGAGATCTTGAGAATGGAAAGAATTATACTAGATAAGCTTCACTGGGATCTTTACACAGCAACACCAATGGATTTCTTAAACATTGTAAGCACTATGTTTTGCAATTCTGTTCTGTTTAAAGAATCAACTTCTTATCAAATAAGACTAGAAAACACAGATGTGCACACATCCACACATCCTTCCCAAGATGCTTTGTAAACTACCAGTTCTTAGCTATCTGCAAGTCTTTTGAAGAATGTTATGGTGattatgcattttttaatttactgctaTTTAAAACCTTTCATTTTGCTCAAAAAAATTTACTCCCATCTTTAAAGGACAACTAAAATGGACATTAAAAAGATTCTCATAATGCACAACTATAcgtcattttaatttttttaaatacacactgcaaaaatatttctaactaTTTCCATTCTATTAATACTGTACATAGAAAGCTATCAGTTTTGCTACATTTCATATACAGGTTTTTTAAACCACTTTCCTTTCCATCCCACTGATACTTCACCCTGGTTTTATGCAATTAGACCCCAATCTGGCACTTAGTTCACATTGCAGTTACTAAATACTCAATAGAAATGATTAAACTTTGTCTTCAAGAAACGATCATGTGCTAGTAAGGCAAAAATCATATGATACAAACATCCTGGAACCCTTTCATAAGGTTATGTGCAAATATTAAGCCATCTTAGGCTGCTGATTGTAAAAACTGcctttcttcttgtttcctcAGTAAATTCAGAGTACAGTCATTATTACTGGTTTTACTCTCATCATATGTGCTGGTCTGAACTGAATCTCCTAGATAGCAATCTGGATAAAGTAGAAACCCCAGACATTATTAGGAAACACAGACCTTTACATTCATTATAAGCTCAAAAAACAGTTCGGTGGCTGGCAagtacaaacacaaaaaaaagaagggcaGGGACAGGGGGGACACCCTCTACACCTCCTGATATGAGATGAAATTAAGTCTGTACGTCTGGTTGATAACATATGAAAACATATAAAGTTCACTgacctctgctttttttttttttcctaatatatatatatattttttcttccctccagtTCCATGCCATGCTGATGTCCAACTGGCCCCATCTACTAAACGGGCTGCCTCAGACGAATCCTTCTCGCCACGTTGCATTCTTGACCAAACAGCTACAGCACTGTATGGCTTGCCACCAACTAGTGCAGTTTAAGGGCTCCACATTGGCTTTGGTGATCATCACCTTAGAGCTGGAGAGGCAGACTCCTGATTGGTTTCCTGTTATTACTGATCTGCTAAAAAAAGCACAGGTAGGAGTCAAAATGGCCTTTGGTCACAATATCTTGAGGCCAAGACACTGGCAGATTAATAAAGTGCAGGTGTATTTGCAACCCACGTTGCACTTCAGCAGATTTCTGAGAAGCCTGTGTCCATGTTCTACTTTTGTTAGTGCTAACTTTGGCTAACTTTGTAGAGGCTTTCAAAGAGCTTGGCCACAGATAGCTCAGCTCCCTGCCTCCTGACTGAAGACTGACTTCTAAGACCAGTTACTTTAGTATAATCAATTTCACTTTTAGTGATACAAACAAGAAGCAAGCTCTGCTTTATTAAAACTTCTCCCCAGTTTCATAAAACACTTTGCTTTTAAGAAAGTACATTTAGAAGGCAAACGATCCAGGTTGGCAGCTTACCGTCAACTCATCAGCTTGACTTTATTTGACATAACCTAGCTATCTGCTGTCCCTCTTGGCTGTTGTAGCCTCCTAAAAAGAGAGGGAGTGCTTGCCTACCTTTTGTGTAGTAGTTTAGGAGCTCCTGACTGAATGTTTTGCATCAGGGCCAATGTGCATATTGCTGTTATGCATCAGCTGAGGTATGTGGAATAGCCTGTCCCTAGGATCCCCCTAATTACACTAGAACAGAAGCCAGAGGAGAGAATAATTTCTTATGaatttaaccaaaaaaaaaaattacttacttTCTTTACAGGTTACTAGCACTGAATTCACGCACTGCAAAGAGCTCGTGGATCAAGAGCTAATGCACTTACAGCCATCCAACgccatttatattttttgtccCATCAGTCAAGCCATCCAGGGCGATACTGAGGCCAAGTTTCCCTACTATTACCCTTCTGAATTGAAGAATTCTCATCAAGTGAGGCTGCAGGTCGCTGTAAGGCAGCCAGTTTCAGCAGCTGTCATGTCTGCTACAGCCCAAATTCCTGATGGCACTATGGAGACAGATGAATACTACGATGGATTCAGATACCTGTACAGTGAGGACAGGGGAGCAGATGGTGGGAGGGGGCACATGGGTGGCTTGTGCCCTCAGCTGAGGTCTGGAGGATGCAGCTCCCCATGTCCTCCCCTACAGCCACCTGGAAGGGAATAGTGGAGACCATCCCGCCTTGGAAGCAGTATTTCAGTACTGGTAGGTCCCAGCAAACAAGACAGTGAACACAACAGAGCAAgagtgctgctgtgtttttcagagGACAGTGAGGAAATGGTGTTATTCTCCTATGCTTTATCTTTTCTAGTAGTGTGCTCCACTTTTAACACCATATAAATACAGAAagctggggagaggagggaCTCGGTCGCAATCCTACAACTCAGGGATCAGTGTGGCAGAAGGCTAAGAGCTGTGCCACGGAGCACCAAATGTCTCAGTTTATGACTCCTCAGATGGGAGGATTTATTTGATTTAGTAGTGAAAAGGCCGTGAGCCAAACCATCTCGTTTTTGTTAAAGCCTTACCGTGGATCCGATTTTTGGGCTCCATTCTGGGTAAGCCACTGAAGACTCATTCCAGGTTCCTACAAGCTGTGGGAAATTGTTTAtctgcagtcagcactgcaGACCTCACTGACCAGTTTGGGCCATTCAGGGTGCTATTTCTTCCGCCTTAACAGACTAGACAACGCAAAATGCCTTCAACTATTTTCTCACCACTATGATAACAGTTTTTATTAGCTGTTAATCTCCAAGGCAAAGCAGTTTTACAAACTACATAGGCCAGTTTAAGCCTCTGTTGCACTTTTAAAACCAGCCTTAGGCATTCTTTGAAAATATAcgagaatttttttttgctattcgTTTTAAATAGGGCCAGCATTTTCATGTGACTGTTGTACTAGTTTGAAAGTGCAATCCAGAGCATACTGTATGAATAGCAATACCATACCTGCAAGTCCTGCCACAGAACAGGGAAGGTCTTCAGATAGAGCATCACAGGCTAAATGCTGAGCATGTGTCTTAGAGATACAGGATAAATAAACAGGAACAGGGATAAGACAGGAGCAAGGAAATCCTCATGCTGCTTTACAGATGCACTCTTCAGTGCAGGAACaaagtttctttcctttgctcctCATCTTACCTTGAAGAAGAGGGATTCCTGAACCGCGAGCATTGCAGGAGTGATgtcctgagcagctctgttaACATATAAAGCTTTCCAaagatttacatttaaattttgaCAGAGCTAGCACTCGGAAATGGATAAACTTTGTATGTGTGCAAGGCAAAAGTCaggttttccttttaaactgcaaaaaaagcagagcaaaaatattctagaaataaatatttagtatTGGAGACGTGGTGCAAATGATGTGTGAGCAGATGGCACTCAAACTGGTGCCGAAAGCAAAGGAGGTCCCACGATGCaaactgcaggcactgctgatggagtgctgagctgcagggggCTGGCAGCTCCCAGGAAGGCTCGGCTCACCCTTGTAGCCCAGACACAATTTACAAGGTGTCCCAGGGGCAGAGGAATTCTTTTGATACGTTATTTATTAAACCTACCTATGGACCATAGggaaggttttctttttgtggcaGGGCTCTTCTCTCCAGCACCGTGCCACTTTTCTATCACAAGCTGTGACTGAAATGCCTGACTTTGGAAGGAGGCAAGTTGTCTTTTGTAGTTATTTCcaataaaatacagtttcaaTCTCACGTTCTCAGTGTGCTCCATGACGAGCCCAGCCAAAGCTGATGCCCACAAAGGTCCCACAAAGGGGCTGTGTGCCTCGtcctgcttttcctcctctctctttttctgcccCACCTCGCAAATCTTCACCAGCTGCATTAACCAGTGGAAATGTTAGCAGAAGAATTCTGCACGCAGTCATTTCCATGCTGTGCCCTCATACCACAGCAGCTCCTACCTAATGTTTCGCTTCCCCAGCATTGAGCCTCTATCTGTAGTTTTTCACCTGTAAGGTGAATGACATTACAAACCATCAACAAACTTGTTTTTCAAAACCTCTGCAATCAATAATGAACAGCATTCAAAAGGACATGATAATGGGGCTAAATCAGAAAGAtgaaggcagtgctgagcagcccagcagagTCCCACGTTCCCAGTAGGGATGCAGGATGCCATACTGGAACGGGAACAGTAAAGCTGGAGcctgcctgctctgcagcacgCACCGCTTCCCCGGTAGCACAGATCCTTTCTGCCAGTGTTGAGTTACAATAAGGGAGCTTACACTCGTGGTTTGTCCTCAGCAGGTTGAAAGCACTGCTTGGTAACTCCCTGTACCTCTTACCTTTGTGTTGCTGATGTTGTTCAGAACTGAACTTCCTGCCTTGAAGAAACCACAAACCTCAGGAACAAGCTGCAGTTGCAACAGGATCATTCTTGCTACAGAAAGACAGGACGTACCCTTCTTTCTGGGAGAGCCAAGTCCAAGGCTGGGAGCACCTCCCCACATTCTCTCTGCACAAGTTATTGGTAACAAGACCAACACAGCATGCATCCAGGCAATAAAAGCTTGGGGTCTTCCTAACCTGTTTCAATCAATAGGAGCTTGGACAGCTAACCTGCTAAGAGCAGATCAGCATCCCGGTGAGGAACAATTCAGGAACAGATGTCTGTTGTTGTTGCCTTCGTTCAGGCCAGATTTCCAAATGCCTGACATTAACAATACCTTGCAAAGCTGCAATTGCACCTGAAAGCACCTGCAGCAGGATCCCAAGGAACTGTTTGGACCTACAAGAAGTTTCCTGATGGATACCAGTGCTGCCCATGGGTGCTCAGATTCAGAATCGGAACCAAAACATAAATGTGAACCAAACATTAAATTAGAAACAGTGAAGCAGTTCAGAGTcatccccagctgctgccacatCTCTCCATAAAACACCACGGAAGAAGCCATGTCACAGCTGGAGCGAGCTGTGCCAGAACAGCTGCATTTAGGAATAAAGCTGCCTtacttcagagcagcagcaccagatGCCTCAGATGACAAACCTGACTTGTTATCACTACTTGTGGTGGGTGGGTAACAATCTAAGTGTTCATTTATTACAGCTGctcaaatgaaaacaactcTTATGGTGGCAGAATGGATCAAGATAAAGGAAAACAGCGAAGAGATTGCCTCTGCAGCGTCTGTGTGTAGGGTGTGTTTTTTGCTGATTAGCTCTAccattttaaattcagtttaaaCAGTACTTACGGTTCGATTCCTCAAGAATGCAGAAAAGTACACTTAAATCAAGTGATGCTTTAAGTCCTGGCAGGTCTCTGCAACTCCCCCTCCTTATACAACATTAATCCCATTTGTGACCAAGCCACGGTCACTGCAGTCAGATCAGAGCATTCcactgcacagctcagcccGGTGGCCACAGACTGCTCCagctttcctcctgcccagcgCAGGGCACAGACCCAATGCTggatgcagcagcagaaaagcactCCTAGCTCTGGATCTGCAGCCGCTGCAAGGGGATCTGGAGGTGAATGCACAGGGTGTGCTGAGGACAGGAGCTCAGTCCTGCCCACGACAGCCAGCACCTGTACACCAACCTGTCCCAGCAAACGCAGGCGGTGATGAAGCCGGCTCAGGGGAAGTCCTGCTGGGCTCCCGTCACACCAGAGGCAGAGCCACCAGCCCTTGGGTGGCATTGCCCAgtgtgtggtggtggtggtgagggCTGGTTGTGTCTTCTGGCCTACAAAGGACCAGGTTATGGCCAGTCCTACAGCCCGGCCAGGCAGGAGGTGGCAGTGGCTGGAGAAGGGGCAGCGGTGAGAGCTGAACACGTGGACGTAGCACTGTGCTCCTCCAGTGAATGTAAGCAGTGTACAAAACGTGTTTAACAGATGTTTGTTAAACAAGTCAGTTCCGTTTTTATTAAACCCAACCTCGGTACAAGCAGGTCAGTCCTGAGATTCGTTTACAGgtttgtttaaaatgaagatgaacTGGGGCCACCCTGGTCCTGCGTCAGACCTGGGCAGGAGCgctgtgcttttttgtttgtttcaacgAGCGTTTGTGTAAAAAAGGAACTCAGTGCATCATAAACACAGAAGTCGCAGCCAGCCCAGGCTCCAGCTTTGAACTGCTTCTCCTTCATTAGGAGGTCACACTGAGCTTTGTCCTTTAAGATGGCTCTGTGCTCACCCAGCACCCCCAGCCCgagggcaggagcagagctgggcaggtGCCTGCAGCACGGAGTGCTGGAAAGGGCTGACACTGAGGCACGGGGGGCACAGCCCTGCTAACACTGAAACTGGGGGTCAGGGATTTGGGTTATAACGCCTGTAAGTCTACAGAACAAAGCTACCGAAAAGTTATTGCTTACTGCTAAGAAATGTTAGAGTCCAGCAGTAGTGTTAAGGTCGGTCAGAGGTTCTGGAGTGACATCCCAAACCAGACAAGGAGAGGAACAAACCAAatcccactgcagcagcagctcgaGCAGCACGCTGAGCGCTTCTCCACCAACCCAACTTTGTTCCTCTCCCCTGGGAGGCTCAGTCACAGTGTTAAATGCTACAGCTGGGCCCTCACCCGGAGATTAGTGTTTGGTTTCAGTGTAAGCCATGCATCAGCCATAATTAGCGGGTTATCTTTTGCCAAATACCTTGGATTTCAACTTTATCAAGAGACCTGATCAAGCAAACTTTTCCCAATCAATCAGTGTATCTTAGTCCTTGCTACACAATCTCTTCTGTGCAATATATTGCAAGCTTAAAGGTGAAAGCACCAattaatttcttctgcatgaGATGTTTTGGCCTTAATAAATCTTCTAATTAACATATCTTCCTGTTGTTATGGAGTATGCGCTGGGAAGACTAA
This genomic interval carries:
- the CCNI2 gene encoding cyclin-I2, which produces MKCPGPPQRSRLAGFLENALVREAQIWKVPVFQNLTLKGTDISPSCYEKTILWIAEISSQFQFHSETFALSISILNRLLASVKARLKYLQCIAISCLVLAAKTNEEDEVIPSVKTLAVQSGCKRSPAEILRMERIILDKLHWDLYTATPMDFLNIFHAMLMSNWPHLLNGLPQTNPSRHVAFLTKQLQHCMACHQLVQFKGSTLALVIITLELERQTPDWFPVITDLLKKAQVTSTEFTHCKELVDQELMHLQPSNAIYIFCPISQAIQGDTEAKFPYYYPSELKNSHQVRLQVAVRQPVSAAVMSATAQIPDGTMETDEYYDGFRYLYSEDRGADGGRGHMGGLCPQLRSGGCSSPCPPLQPPGRE